In Desulfatirhabdium butyrativorans DSM 18734, one genomic interval encodes:
- a CDS encoding OadG family transporter subunit, giving the protein MAIEGLKLAIVGMSIVYVFLALLVVLILLTARMLRSATQKEQFAIEAVHSKHRPASSVSSDRNGRVIAVIGAALAAHRARLRKP; this is encoded by the coding sequence ATGGCCATCGAAGGGCTGAAACTCGCTATTGTCGGGATGTCGATCGTCTATGTATTCCTCGCGCTTCTGGTCGTGCTGATTTTACTGACCGCACGCATGCTCCGCAGTGCTACCCAGAAGGAGCAATTTGCCATCGAAGCTGTTCACTCCAAGCATCGTCCCGCTTCATCCGTCTCTTCGGATCGCAATGGCAGGGTGATCGCCGTGATCGGGGCTGCGCTTGCGGCGCACCGGGCGCGGTTGCGAAAACCCTGA
- a CDS encoding biotin/lipoyl-containing protein → MKTIRFMDTSLRDGFQSVFGARVLTDDFLPAVEAAVDAGIHYLEAGGGARFQSLFMYCGESAFDMMDRFRKAAGADAHLQTLARGINVVALSAQPRDMIDLHARMFKKHGITHIRNFDALNDVRNLVYSGQCIHNAGLHHQIVISMMELPPGCSGAHDPAFYLKTLQDILDSGVPFDSLCFKDASGTSNPQKFYDTILGARKMLGDDVLIWAHTHETAGIGIAQYKAAIEAGCDGVCLARAPLSGGTCQPDLISMWHALKGTGYTIDIDIRKILEANRVQVECFKDYFFPPEAQKVSSEVILSPMPGGALTANTMMMRDTGTLHLYPQVIEAMGECVARGGFGTSVTPVSQFYFQQAYANVTQGPWKKITDGYGKMVLGYFGKTPVKPDPEIVRIAAEQLKLPVFDGDPLDVLEPGIPKAQKLLAAEGLPVTEENLFIVGALATAGGNKGLDFLKGIKPINVRKIDPNAGKQPASQTAASNGKQAAAASGPFQYKVTVDGTTYEVLVEDETGAIVGVSSGESPKARQPAVEVKAQLPGNVYEVLFKTGDRVKKGDILVILEAMKMETPVASPVDGVIQSFDVEKGQTVQAGQVIATIG, encoded by the coding sequence ATGAAAACCATCCGATTCATGGATACGTCCCTGCGAGACGGTTTCCAGTCCGTCTTCGGGGCAAGGGTGTTGACCGACGATTTTCTGCCCGCAGTGGAGGCGGCGGTTGATGCAGGCATCCACTACCTGGAGGCAGGCGGCGGGGCCCGTTTTCAGAGCCTGTTCATGTATTGCGGCGAATCGGCCTTCGACATGATGGACCGGTTCCGGAAGGCCGCCGGAGCCGATGCCCACCTGCAGACGCTGGCCCGCGGCATCAACGTCGTGGCGCTCTCCGCCCAGCCCCGGGACATGATCGATTTGCATGCCCGCATGTTCAAGAAGCATGGCATCACCCATATCCGCAATTTCGATGCATTGAACGATGTCCGGAACCTGGTTTATTCCGGCCAGTGCATCCACAACGCCGGGTTGCATCACCAGATCGTCATCTCCATGATGGAGTTGCCGCCGGGCTGCAGCGGCGCGCACGATCCCGCCTTTTATCTGAAAACGCTCCAGGACATTCTCGACTCCGGCGTGCCCTTCGATTCACTCTGTTTCAAGGACGCCTCGGGGACATCCAATCCACAGAAATTCTATGACACGATCCTTGGCGCCCGGAAAATGCTCGGCGACGATGTGCTGATCTGGGCGCACACCCACGAAACCGCAGGCATCGGCATTGCGCAGTACAAGGCAGCCATCGAGGCCGGATGCGACGGGGTGTGCCTGGCCAGGGCGCCGCTTTCCGGAGGGACGTGTCAGCCCGATTTGATTTCGATGTGGCATGCCCTGAAGGGAACGGGCTATACGATCGATATCGACATCCGCAAGATTCTCGAAGCCAACCGGGTTCAGGTCGAGTGTTTCAAGGACTATTTCTTCCCGCCCGAAGCACAGAAAGTCTCTTCCGAAGTCATTCTCTCTCCCATGCCGGGCGGCGCGCTGACGGCCAACACCATGATGATGCGCGATACGGGCACCCTGCATTTGTATCCCCAGGTCATCGAGGCGATGGGCGAATGCGTGGCGCGCGGGGGTTTTGGCACATCGGTCACGCCCGTATCCCAATTCTATTTTCAGCAGGCCTATGCCAATGTCACCCAGGGGCCATGGAAAAAGATCACGGATGGTTACGGGAAGATGGTGCTCGGGTATTTCGGCAAAACCCCGGTCAAGCCGGATCCCGAAATCGTGCGGATTGCGGCCGAGCAACTGAAATTGCCTGTCTTCGATGGGGATCCGCTGGATGTGCTGGAGCCGGGCATACCGAAGGCCCAAAAACTCTTGGCGGCCGAAGGACTTCCGGTGACGGAAGAGAACCTCTTCATCGTCGGTGCGCTCGCAACGGCAGGGGGGAACAAGGGACTGGATTTTCTGAAGGGGATCAAGCCGATCAACGTCCGGAAAATCGATCCGAATGCCGGCAAGCAGCCGGCTTCCCAGACGGCGGCGTCCAATGGAAAACAGGCTGCTGCCGCATCGGGGCCTTTTCAATACAAGGTGACCGTGGACGGGACAACCTATGAAGTGCTGGTCGAAGATGAAACTGGCGCCATTGTCGGCGTCTCCAGCGGTGAATCGCCCAAGGCCAGACAGCCTGCCGTGGAAGTCAAGGCGCAATTGCCCGGAAATGTGTACGAGGTGCTCTTCAAAACAGGAGATCGGGTGAAAAAAGGCGATATTCTGGTGATTCTGGAAGCCATGAAAATGGAAACACCGGTGGCGAGTCCCGTCGATGGAGTGATCCAGAGTTTCGATGTCGAAAAAGGCCAGACGGTTCAGGCGGGCCAGGTGATTGCGACTATCGGGTAG
- a CDS encoding sodium ion-translocating decarboxylase subunit beta: MQSSINWKSLVLILFVILAIVLPAGAQEAAGAGSGRGVESLPPIADMVQDFGRSTGLYHFFSTRLDELLAGLGKLVMLGVGVLLLYLAIQKGFEPLLLVPMGFGAILANIPVAGMTESGGILYYIYYTGIKSGVFPLLIFLGIGAMTDFGPMIANPKTLLLGAAAQFGIFFTLIGALLLSAWVPGIHFDLFDAASIGIIGGADGPTAIFLCSQLSPRLLGSVAVAAYSYMALVPLIQPPIMRALTTESDRKIRMSQMRYVGKTEKIVFPLVVLGACCFLLPSAAPLIGFFMFGNLMRECGVVQRLSDTVQNALINIVTIFLGLGVGSQLSADTFLSVSTLGILLLGAIAFSIGTGSGVLMAKLMNVFCKDKINPLIGSAGVSAVPMAARVSQKVGMETDPQNFLLMHAMGPNVAGVIGSAVAAGVLLSLKNLA, translated from the coding sequence ATGCAATCATCCATCAACTGGAAGTCCCTGGTGTTGATCCTGTTCGTTATACTGGCCATCGTTTTGCCTGCCGGTGCGCAGGAGGCTGCAGGTGCAGGATCGGGCCGCGGGGTGGAGAGCCTCCCGCCGATTGCCGACATGGTTCAGGATTTTGGCAGAAGCACGGGTCTCTACCATTTCTTCTCGACGCGCCTGGATGAACTGCTTGCCGGGTTGGGCAAGCTGGTGATGCTCGGCGTCGGGGTGCTCTTGCTGTATCTGGCGATTCAAAAAGGGTTTGAACCGTTACTGCTCGTTCCCATGGGATTCGGGGCCATTCTGGCCAACATTCCGGTTGCCGGCATGACCGAATCCGGGGGAATCCTCTATTACATCTACTATACGGGCATCAAAAGCGGCGTGTTCCCCCTGTTGATCTTTCTGGGGATCGGGGCAATGACGGATTTCGGGCCCATGATCGCCAACCCCAAGACACTGCTGTTGGGGGCTGCGGCCCAGTTCGGCATCTTCTTCACGCTGATCGGCGCGCTGTTGCTCTCCGCCTGGGTGCCGGGGATTCATTTCGATCTTTTCGACGCGGCATCCATCGGCATCATCGGGGGAGCGGACGGCCCGACGGCCATTTTCCTCTGCAGCCAGCTCTCCCCGCGCCTGCTGGGAAGTGTCGCTGTAGCGGCCTATTCCTACATGGCCCTGGTGCCGCTCATTCAGCCGCCCATCATGCGTGCACTGACCACGGAAAGCGACCGGAAAATCCGGATGAGCCAGATGCGCTATGTCGGCAAGACGGAAAAAATCGTGTTTCCGCTCGTGGTGCTGGGTGCCTGCTGTTTTCTGCTGCCATCGGCAGCCCCGCTGATCGGGTTTTTCATGTTCGGCAACCTCATGCGGGAATGTGGTGTCGTGCAGCGGCTCTCCGATACGGTCCAGAACGCACTGATCAATATCGTGACCATTTTTCTGGGGCTCGGCGTTGGCTCGCAATTGTCAGCAGATACGTTTTTGAGCGTATCGACGCTGGGAATTCTGTTGCTGGGCGCCATCGCGTTTTCCATCGGAACGGGCTCCGGGGTATTGATGGCGAAGCTGATGAATGTTTTCTGCAAGGATAAAATCAATCCCCTGATTGGATCGGCCGGGGTTTCGGCAGTGCCCATGGCGGCCAGGGTCAGCCAGAAGGTCGGCATGGAAACCGATCCGCAGAATTTTCTGCTGATGCATGCCATGGGACCCAATGTCGCAGGCGTCATCGGATCGGCAGTGGCTGCCGGCGTTTTGCTCAGCCTGAAAAATCTGGCTTGA